A window from Mixophyes fleayi isolate aMixFle1 chromosome 12, aMixFle1.hap1, whole genome shotgun sequence encodes these proteins:
- the S100A16 gene encoding LOW QUALITY PROTEIN: protein S100-A16 (The sequence of the model RefSeq protein was modified relative to this genomic sequence to represent the inferred CDS: deleted 1 base in 1 codon), translating into MASGCSELESAIEVLVRNFYIYAERKGKDDKMNKKEFRKMVSRELQHVLTNTQNKEAADKLIDSLDADGDKKISFDEYWTLIGEIARKLSVQMAMQCQERH; encoded by the exons ATGGCGTCAGGCTGCAGCGAGCTGGAATCGGCCATTGAAGTTCTAGTGCGTAACTTCTACATCTACGCAGAGAGGAAAGGGAAAGATGACAAGATGAACAAAAAGGAGTTCCGCAAGATGGTGTCGCGTGAGCTGCAGCACGTCCTGACG AATACGCAGAACAAGGAGGCCGCGGACAAGCTCATCGATTCGCTGGACGCAGACGGGGACAAGAAGATCAGT TTTGACGAGTATTGGACTTTAATCGGAGAGATCGCTAGGAAGTTGAGCGTTCAGATGGCCATGCAGTGCCAGGAGCGGCACTAG